In Mytilus galloprovincialis chromosome 1, xbMytGall1.hap1.1, whole genome shotgun sequence, the following are encoded in one genomic region:
- the LOC143068732 gene encoding glutathione S-transferase 1-like, whose protein sequence is MPSYKLSYFKAKGRGELARLMFAAAGKEFEDERLAGEEWLAFKPKTPYGQMPVLTVDGKMINQSGAISRFLARELGLYGKDNMENTRCDVILETINDIATDMIKYFFEKDETKKAEALKTLKENSLPKFSKFLTTVLEGNGNKYLVGSDLTVADIAVFDILEWFNDAAFSGVFNDYSAIQNLVDRVKSVPNIKKYLESRPADS, encoded by the exons ATGCCGTCGTATAAATTGTCGTATTTCAAAGCAAAAGGAAGGGGTGAACTAGCTCGATTGATGTTTGCTGCGGCTGGTAAAGAATTCGAAGACGAAAGACTAGCTGGGGAGGAATGGCTAGCATTCAAACCCA AAACACCATACGGTCAGATGCCAGTTTTGACAGTAGACGGGAAAATGATCAACCAGAGTGGTGCCATTTCCCGATTTCTAGCTCGAGAATTGG GATTGTATGGAAAGGATAATATGGAGAATACCAGATGTGATGTTATTCTGGAAACCATTAACGATATAGCTACAGATATGATCAAATACTTTTTTGAGAAAGATGAAACAAAAAAG GCAGAAGCATTAAAAACTTTAAAGGAGAACTCTCTACCCAAGTTCTCGAAGTTTTTAACTACAGTTTTGGAGGGAAATGGCAACAAATATCTCGTTGGATCTGAC CTGACAGTAGCTGATATTGCtgtatttgatattttggaaTGGTTTAATGATGCAGCATTTTCTGGTGTCTTTAATGACTACTCCGCGATACAGAATCTTGTCGATAGAGTTAAGTCAGTTCCAAACATCAAAAAGTATTTGGAAAGCCGTCCTGCTGATTCCTAA